In candidate division KSB1 bacterium, the DNA window GGCCATTTTTTTGATCAGCTCCTCGGTTTCATTCGACAACGCCACCACCTTGTCGCTTTCTTTGAAAGCCTTCAGCGCCTCTTCGGATTCCGTCAGTTGCTGCTTGACGATCTTCAACTGCTCGTCGAGAAAGTTTTTCACCTGGCGAACTTCTTCCTGGCTTTCAAGGCGGTTCTTTTCGCTGTAAGCCTGCGCCAGCGTGTTGGTGATGAAAGCCGCCTCCTCCGGGGTTGGGCCGGTGACGCGGATTTCGATCATGTCGGTGTCGCGAATCGGCGCGATGATCAAGCGCTCGCGCAGCTCGATAATCATGTCCTCAATGGTGTATTCATCGGCATCATCACCGTTAAAACTCAAAAGATCGCTGACCCAGCGCCCGGCATCGGCAAACAAGCCGCTGGCGTGTTGATCGGCGGGCTTGAGCAGGCTCAGCTTGTCGGCGTCGGCAGATGCCTGCAGGCGTTTGATCACGATTTCCGCCAGCGTCCGGCTTCGCAAAATTTCCACCTGGTTGTTCACCATGGTTTCTTTCTTCATGAAGCCGCCGATATCGAAAAGCGATTGCTCCATGCCGCCCTTGTCTTCGATCATCAATTTGGCGGCGGCTTCGTACTCTGGCGTCGCGGTAAACGTGATATAGAGGGTAAGCCCCATCACCAACAGAAATGTCGTCATTATCACCCAGCGGCCGCGATAAAAAATTCGCAGATAATCGTTAAACGAAACTTGTCGTTCGTGCAACTCTTCCATATCATGCTCTCTCAAAATATTCGCTCAAAATTTCTATCGGCGGTCGGCCACGTTGATCCAGAAATAAATTTGGGCGATCACTGCAAACTTCGAGGCAAAATCCAGCGCCTTGCCGAGAAAATGCAGCGTGCTGCCGGGCACGACAATCGTATCTCCCGGACGCAACTCCGGAATCAGCGCCTGCTGTCCGGTTTCGATGTATTTTTTGATGTCAACCTTGATGACTTGCTGCGCCGGGGCGGAAGGCGTGTTCATATTCACATTGCGGTCCCGACTTGCCAGCAACAGCTCGTTTTGAGTGAACCGATTGTTGCTGCTTGACGAAGAGGGGATGGAATCGATGGAGCGTATGATTTTAACCTTTTTGATTTTTGCCTGCTCCAACGGCCCGCCGGCAAATGAAATAAGTGAGATGAGATCGGTGTTTTTGGGGACCATGTATTGCCCCGGCTTGCGGACGAAGCCCCAAATGTTCACCCGGATGAGCAATTCGTCCTGGGCGCCGAGAATATACTGCGCGCCACGGTTGTTGTCGCGCTGATCATCTTCGTCCTGAGCGGTGGAAAAAGATGGAATGAAGAGGAATAAAACGGTTGCCAGGAACAGAGAGACGGTTCCCTTGCCCCGACTTTTCCTTGAAAATTTCATCACGGAAAATCGGGGAGTTCCGAAGGATCGCATAGCTTTACACCCATAGGTTGAAGTTCATATTCGCCTGTGGCCGTCCTGGTTCAGGCGATGCCGGTATCAGCCGCGCTCCGCGTTGCCTGACACCGGTAGACCTGGTTAATCGTGCTGAATTTTTCAAGCAAGAACGAAAAGGCAATTACATTTTCGTTTGTGATCGTTCCACTAATCCACTTCTTGCTTTTTGCATTATCTTAACCAACAGTCTATATATCGGCAAGAGATGCGGGTTGTCGAAAAAGGTTG includes these proteins:
- a CDS encoding SLBB domain-containing protein, with the protein product MKFSRKSRGKGTVSLFLATVLFLFIPSFSTAQDEDDQRDNNRGAQYILGAQDELLIRVNIWGFVRKPGQYMVPKNTDLISLISFAGGPLEQAKIKKVKIIRSIDSIPSSSSSNNRFTQNELLLASRDRNVNMNTPSAPAQQVIKVDIKKYIETGQQALIPELRPGDTIVVPGSTLHFLGKALDFASKFAVIAQIYFWINVADRR